The sequence AACGCCGCGTTCAGCCGGCCGAGTTCGTCCCGGTAGCGGCGCCCGGAGGCGGTGGCCGGGACGATGCCCGAGCCGACCTCGTTCGACACCGCCACCACCGTCCGCCGCGTGGCGCGCACGGCGTCCGTCAGCTCCCGCACCCGCTCCCGCAGCAACTTCTCGCCGCCGCCCGCCCATTCCGCGTCGTCCCACGCCCCCACGGCGTCCATGGCGTCCGTGAGCCACAGCGACAGGCAGTCGACCAGCAGCGGCGGACCCTCCACGGCCAGCAGCGGCACCAGGTCCGTCGTCTCCGCCGTGCGCCACGACCCCGGCCGCCGCTCCCGGTGCAGGGCCACCCGCTGCGCCCACTCGGTGTCGCCGCCGCGCGTCCCGCCGGTCGCCACGTACAGCACGTCCGGGAAGGATTCCAGGCGCCGCTCGGCCTCCACGGACTTGCCCGAGCGCGCGCCGCCCAGCACCAGCGTCCGGCGCGGCACGTCCGGCACGTCCTCGTACACCCCCACCACCAGCGTCGTACCGTCCGGCACCGCCCGGGCCCCGGCCGCCGCCAGCCGCCGGCGCAGTTCCGCACCGGGCGGCACGTCGTGGCCGAGGTGGACGGCGATCACGTCCGTCGTGGGACCGGCGGAACCGACCGCCCGGAGCCGGGCCAGCGCGTCCGGGCGGGCCACGACGTCCGCGAGGACCATGTGGAACGACTCCGCCGCCGTCTCCTCCAGGCCCGCCGGGGCACCGCCCGGCGGCAGGTACAGCAGCCGCTGCCCGTCGGGCCCGGTCACCGCGTACCCGGTGCCGCCCGCGTCCATCGCCACCGCACGCACCCGGTGCCCCGTCAGCAGCGCCAACTCCCGCCCGTCCGGCACCCGGCCGGGCTGCGGCAGCCCGGCCGGCACCTCCACCGCCGGACCGTCGTGCGGATGCGACAGCAGCACCTGCCGCACCCCGCCCAGCGAATGCCCGGACCGCGCCGCCGCGAACGCCGCGCCCGGGGTCAGATCGAGCAGCAGCGCCCCGTCCACCAGCACGGCCGTCGCCGCCCGGGCGTCCGGCCCGAGCGCGCTCGCGCAGGCGGCACAGGGGCAGTCGGGGCGGGGCAGTCCGGCCGGGGCGCCGGTACCGAGCAGAGTCACTTCCACGGAATCGATTTTCGCCCGTCTGATCAGGTCTCGCGCTTCCGGCTAGTCTGCCAGCAGGTGTTGGATCAAAGGAGGCCCACATGACGGCATGGACGTGGCGGTTCGAGAAGGCCGACGGGACGGAGGTCCAGCCCGCCGTGCAGCCGGAGGAGTTCACCACGCAGGGTGACGCCGAATCCTGGATCGGCGAGCACTGGAAGGACCTGCTGGAGGGCGGTGCCGACCAGGTGCGGCTGTTCGAGGAGGGCACCGAGATCTACGGGCCGATGAGCCTGCACGCCGACGCGGCCTAGGATTTGACGACGCGGCCTAGCTGCCTTTGGGGGTACGGCCCGCGGGGCCGTACCCCTGCTCGCGTCCTCACTGCTCGCCCAGCTTCACCTGCACCGTCTTCTCGACGCCGCCCCGCTGGTACGTCACCGGCGTCTTCTGGCCCGGCTTGTCCGCCGCCAGCGCCACTGAGAGGGAGGTGATGGTGGTGATGGGCTCGTCGCCCAGCTTGGTGATGATGTCGCCCGGCCTGAGGCCCGCCCGGGCCGCCGCGCCGCCGGCCTGGACGCTGACCACGGCCACCCCGGCCGGCTGGTAGTCGTCGTTCACGACCGTCCGCCCGACGATGTTGAGTGCCGCCCGCCCCGATTCGACGACCCTGCCCTTCTTCACGATCTGGTCGGCGATCGTCTTCACCATCGACGCCGGGATGGCGAAGCCGATGCCGGGCGCCGCGCTGCCCCCGAGCTGGGGGTCGGCGGCGGCGAGCGTCGGAATGCCGATGACCTGCCCGTCCAGGTTGACCAGGGCGCCGCCGCTGTTGCCGGGGTTGATGGCGGCCGAGGTCTGCACCATGTTCGCGATCGTCGCCCCCGTACCCCCCGCGGAGCGGCTCTCGCTGACGGTCCGTCCGACCGCCGAGACGATGCCCTGCGTCACGCTGGAGGACAGCCCGAGCGGCGAGCCCATGGCCAGCAGGATCTGCCCGACCTCCACCTTCTCGGAGTTGCCGAACGTCGCCGCCTTCAGCCCGGACGGAATCCGGTCCAGCTTGATCACGGCCAGGTCCTGCTGGGGGTAGGAGTACACCAGGCTCGCGGTGAGCGGCTCCCGGCTGTTGGCCGCGGTCACCCTGAAGGTCTTCTCCGTCCCCACCACGTGCGCGTTGGTGACGATGTGACCGTTGTCGTCGTACACCACGCCCGAGCCCAGTTCCTGCCTCGCCTGGATCTGCACGACCGACGGCAGGACTTCCTTGATCACCCTCTGGTACTGGCTCTGCAGATCGCCCGCCGCCATCGGTGCGGCCGCCCGCCCGCTCGTCGCGGGGTCATCGGCATGCGGAGCGGCGGTCGGCGAGCAGCCGGCGGCGAGGAGCGCCCAGCACACCAGCACGGCGGCGGGCACGACCGTACGAAGGGCACGGGTACGGGAAGCGTCCATGCCCCGAGTCTCACCGGCCGGTGATCGCCCGGCCCGTGGTGTTCCCCCGAACGGGGCCGGCCCCGCACCGCGGGAAGGGGGATCAGCCCCGGACACCGCACAGGTGGAGCAGCGCCGCGA comes from Streptomyces sp. FXJ1.172 and encodes:
- a CDS encoding bifunctional adenosylcobinamide kinase/adenosylcobinamide-phosphate guanylyltransferase, with protein sequence MEVTLLGTGAPAGLPRPDCPCAACASALGPDARAATAVLVDGALLLDLTPGAAFAAARSGHSLGGVRQVLLSHPHDGPAVEVPAGLPQPGRVPDGRELALLTGHRVRAVAMDAGGTGYAVTGPDGQRLLYLPPGGAPAGLEETAAESFHMVLADVVARPDALARLRAVGSAGPTTDVIAVHLGHDVPPGAELRRRLAAAGARAVPDGTTLVVGVYEDVPDVPRRTLVLGGARSGKSVEAERRLESFPDVLYVATGGTRGGDTEWAQRVALHRERRPGSWRTAETTDLVPLLAVEGPPLLVDCLSLWLTDAMDAVGAWDDAEWAGGGEKLLRERVRELTDAVRATRRTVVAVSNEVGSGIVPATASGRRYRDELGRLNAAFAGECEQVLLVVAGQALVLRG
- a CDS encoding S1C family serine protease; the encoded protein is MDASRTRALRTVVPAAVLVCWALLAAGCSPTAAPHADDPATSGRAAAPMAAGDLQSQYQRVIKEVLPSVVQIQARQELGSGVVYDDNGHIVTNAHVVGTEKTFRVTAANSREPLTASLVYSYPQQDLAVIKLDRIPSGLKAATFGNSEKVEVGQILLAMGSPLGLSSSVTQGIVSAVGRTVSESRSAGGTGATIANMVQTSAAINPGNSGGALVNLDGQVIGIPTLAAADPQLGGSAAPGIGFAIPASMVKTIADQIVKKGRVVESGRAALNIVGRTVVNDDYQPAGVAVVSVQAGGAAARAGLRPGDIITKLGDEPITTITSLSVALAADKPGQKTPVTYQRGGVEKTVQVKLGEQ